A single genomic interval of Rosistilla ulvae harbors:
- a CDS encoding ArsR/SmtB family transcription factor, with translation MEIKEAVIALSALAQESRLEVFRLLAKLGPEGLSAGQIAEKLRIPSATLSFHLKELSHAGLVVSHKEGRSVIYAINVQGMNCLMGFLTEDCCQGRPELCTPTRCDAASKKQTNKKKPSQKGADK, from the coding sequence ATGGAAATAAAAGAAGCTGTCATCGCGCTGTCGGCACTCGCCCAGGAATCTCGGCTGGAGGTGTTTCGGTTGCTCGCCAAGCTAGGCCCCGAAGGGCTGTCCGCTGGACAAATCGCCGAAAAACTTCGCATCCCTTCGGCCACGCTCTCCTTCCACTTGAAGGAGCTTTCGCACGCGGGGCTTGTCGTTTCGCACAAAGAGGGACGATCGGTGATCTATGCGATCAATGTCCAAGGGATGAATTGCTTGATGGGATTCCTCACCGAGGATTGTTGCCAGGGGCGGCCGGAGCTCTGCACTCCGACCCGATGCGACGCAGCGTCGAAGAAGCAAACCAACAAAAAAAAGCCATCGCAAAAAGGGGCTGACAAATGA